The genomic interval GACCACCGTCACCTTGACCCCGACAGAATAGGTGCGGACCAGGTTCTTGATCTCGGAGCTGGACTCGACCGTCTTGCCGTTGATGGAGAGGATGATGTCGTCCTTCTTGATCCCGGCGTTGGCCGACGGCCCGTTGGCGACCAGGGACACCCCGAGGTACGGCCACGACACGCTGCCCTTGTCGACCAGCTGGTTGACGACCTGGCGGACGGTGTTGATGGGGATGGCGAACCCCAGGCCTTCGATGCCGGTCGCCTTGATCTTGACGGTGTCGATCCCGATCACCTGGCCCAGCTCGTTGACCAGCGGGCCGCCGCTGTTGCCCGGGTTGATGGCGGCGTCGGTCTGGATCAGGCTGAGCTCGCGTCCGTCGTCCATCTGCATCTTCCGATTCAATCCGCTGATGATCCCGGCGGTCACCGTCCGCTCAACTCGCCGACGGCGTTGCCAATGGCCACGGCCAGCTCGCCGACCTTGAGGGTGCTCCGATCGCCGAGGGTGGCTGCCGGGAGGGTTCCGGCGTCGACCTTGAGCACGGCCACGTCGCTGTATGAGTCGCTGCCGATCAACGTGGCCTGGATCGGGGCCTTGCCGTCGCCCAGGGAGACCATGATCGGGCTGGCGCCGTCAATGACATGGTACCTGCTGCCGATCGGTAATGGCGACGACGGACGGGCCGACGGCGTCAGCGATGGCGACCAACTCGGGGCAGGCCAGATAAAAAAGGAGGCGCCCGTGGCGGGCGCCTTCAAGGGACAATAAGCACTTACCGATTTACCGCTGCAGTGTGATCGCAGTCGCCGAAATCGCGGTGACAGCCACCGGGTCGGAAGTTACGCCCACCCTGACACCGTCGTCCTACTTGACCTTGCTGAGGAAGTCCTCGAGCATGCCCTTGGAGACCTTGAGGATCTCCTGGTAGTACTGCCAGGTGGCCAAGAGGGACCAGTATTCGTCACCTTCTTCTCAAGGTAACGCTTCTGGCTCATCTGACCGGCGGCAAGCAGCTGCTGAATCATCTTCGAGTGAGCCGTGTACTTTCAATCGTCATACTCTTGGGAGTGGTCGGTCTTGGAGGTCTTGGAGGTCTTGGAGGTCTTGGAAGTCTCGGAGCCGACGTCCCGGCCGGCTCGGGTGTCCTTGTCATCGGGCCCGAACGAGTCGTCCGAGCGCCCCTTGAAGATGCCGATGGTCACCGACTTCAGGCCTACCGCCTTGGCCCAATGCCCATCGAGGTCCCAGAACTCCT from Bacillota bacterium carries:
- a CDS encoding PDZ domain-containing protein codes for the protein MIGIDTVKIKATGIEGLGFAIPINTVRQVVNQLVDKGSVSWPYLGVSLVANGPSANAGIKKDDIILSINGKTVESSSEIKNLVRTYSVGVKVTVVVTRNGAQQTFTVTLGQAPAPN